In a single window of the Necator americanus strain Aroian chromosome X, whole genome shotgun sequence genome:
- a CDS encoding hypothetical protein (NECATOR_CHRX.G26431.T2): MKGLVGLGEFRAIHEQLFLTIILLKEHLDLVLYGFSEQTVDRIPVETGPKLTRTVIAGLFGTTPSKGM; this comes from the exons atgaaaggcttggttggcctCGGAGAATTTCGAGCTATTCATGAGC AATTGTTTCTCACCataattcttttaaaagaacATCTTGATCTCGTCTTGTATGGATTTTCTGAACAAACTGTGGACCGGATACCAGTGGAAACTGGCCCAAAACTGACGAGAACAGTAATTGCTGGACT CTTTGGCACAACGCCTAGTAAGGGAATGTAG
- a CDS encoding hypothetical protein (NECATOR_CHRX.G26431.T1) — MKGLVGLGEFRAIHERLDFTVFLELFLTIILLKEHLDLVLYGFSEQTVDRIPVETGPKLTRTVIAGLFGTTPSKGM; from the exons atgaaaggcttggttggcctCGGAGAATTTCGAGCTATTCATGAGC GATTggattttactgtttttctaGAATTGTTTCTCACCataattcttttaaaagaacATCTTGATCTCGTCTTGTATGGATTTTCTGAACAAACTGTGGACCGGATACCAGTGGAAACTGGCCCAAAACTGACGAGAACAGTAATTGCTGGACT CTTTGGCACAACGCCTAGTAAGGGAATGTAG